One Sanguibacter keddieii DSM 10542 genomic window carries:
- a CDS encoding DUF5666 domain-containing protein: MSTDDTTQPQPRYPGPAVPPVPAPPDTTQPLPPVSQVPQELPHEAPDPLPAQAAVPTTEPTTDQATHAAYLNSSAGARPDGRRRAGAGLAIGGVAAAGALFVGGLLVGSATGDDSGDDGTSAVAAPATGAATGGGAGSAAGGTAPDPATDGTAPDGTAPDGTAPDGTSGGAAPDGGMLPGGLTSGEVTGISDGTLTVTLADGTEITVTTTDSTTVTTTEVADVSALAVGDTVTVTGETAADSSVAATSIAEGEAVTGGPGAFGGPGGAGGAGGGGGGPQGTLEPNATTDGSAG; encoded by the coding sequence CCCGACACGACCCAGCCGCTCCCTCCCGTCTCTCAGGTTCCTCAGGAGCTCCCTCACGAGGCCCCCGACCCGCTCCCCGCTCAGGCGGCTGTCCCGACGACGGAGCCGACGACCGACCAGGCGACGCACGCGGCGTACCTCAACAGCTCGGCCGGTGCCCGCCCGGACGGACGGCGCCGTGCCGGTGCCGGTCTCGCGATCGGCGGGGTCGCCGCGGCGGGTGCGCTGTTCGTCGGCGGGCTGCTGGTCGGGTCCGCGACGGGCGACGACTCCGGAGACGACGGGACCAGCGCCGTCGCGGCACCCGCCACGGGAGCCGCGACCGGTGGTGGGGCCGGGTCGGCCGCGGGCGGCACGGCCCCCGACCCAGCGACGGACGGCACGGCTCCAGACGGCACTGCTCCCGACGGCACCGCTCCCGACGGCACCTCCGGTGGGGCTGCTCCCGACGGCGGCATGCTGCCCGGCGGGCTCACCTCCGGGGAGGTCACCGGCATCTCCGACGGCACGCTCACGGTGACCCTCGCCGACGGCACCGAGATCACGGTGACGACCACGGACAGCACCACCGTGACGACCACCGAGGTCGCGGACGTCTCGGCGCTCGCGGTCGGCGACACGGTGACCGTCACGGGCGAGACGGCCGCGGACAGCTCCGTCGCGGCGACCAGCATCGCGGAGGGCGAGGCCGTGACCGGTGGGCCCGGTGCCTTCGGCGGCCCGGGCGGTGCAGGAGGCGCCGGTGGCGGAGGGGGAGGCCCGCAGGGCACCCTCGAGCCGAACGCGACGACCGACGGGAGCGCGGGCTAG